In Vibrio gallicus, a single window of DNA contains:
- a CDS encoding ATP-binding protein, producing the protein MNSVAEGVIAVDTSGKIMVINKSAINILGIEKPRESLFDTHVSEHCYPSDLFTPQAEEEVSETTVNINGETLLASRTIMRDEQEIVGYVVSFRPRNTPAMLQLMVRQVAKERDAMRVVTHEYANNMAVVSGMLEMQMYEQALKFIHKENNVLQQDLSQITGHFHPMVAALILSKKHRSSELGYKLTIVEGSSLRLNNSPLTADEVATILGNLLDNAYEAITKTHRKEGEIELFATDVGKEIVIEVYDNGIGISDDR; encoded by the coding sequence TTGAATTCGGTTGCTGAAGGGGTCATTGCGGTCGATACTTCAGGTAAGATCATGGTGATTAACAAGAGCGCCATCAACATTCTTGGGATAGAAAAACCGAGGGAGTCCTTGTTTGATACCCATGTTTCAGAGCACTGTTATCCGAGTGACCTTTTCACACCTCAAGCAGAAGAAGAGGTCAGTGAAACCACGGTTAATATCAATGGTGAAACTCTACTAGCCTCGCGCACCATAATGCGCGATGAACAAGAGATTGTAGGTTATGTGGTGAGTTTCAGGCCAAGAAATACCCCCGCTATGCTACAGCTTATGGTGCGTCAGGTGGCAAAAGAGCGCGATGCGATGCGGGTGGTAACGCATGAGTATGCGAATAACATGGCTGTGGTTTCAGGTATGTTAGAGATGCAGATGTATGAGCAGGCTCTAAAATTTATTCATAAGGAAAATAACGTACTCCAGCAGGATCTTTCGCAGATTACTGGCCATTTTCACCCTATGGTGGCGGCGCTTATTCTGAGCAAAAAACATCGCTCATCCGAGCTTGGGTATAAACTTACTATTGTTGAAGGCTCTAGCTTACGTTTGAATAACTCGCCTTTAACTGCCGATGAAGTGGCGACTATCCTCGGTAATCTGTTAGACAATGCCTATGAAGCGATAACCAAAACTCATCGTAAAGAGGGAGAGATTGAGCTATTTGCCACAGATGTAGGTAAAGAGATTGTCATTGAGGTATACGATAATGGCATCGGTATTAGTGATGATAGATAA
- a CDS encoding response regulator — protein sequence MASVLVMIDKIKTLVVEDKLELAEMIAAYIGQNPYYEVVGIASTLADAKFLQNTMQPHLIILDNYLPDGSGIEWLRRLRTGSAPDVDVILLTATSDAQTVTSGIRLSAFDYLIKPLALISFNDVLNRFRDYYRTIHGKTELKQSEVNRAYGVRRDSKVVDELPKNIDQLTLQRVIEAFGSEAQHTSDSVSGLVGVSKTTARRYLEYAVNLGFLEASVSYGSVGRPTRIYKKVG from the coding sequence ATGGCATCGGTATTAGTGATGATAGATAAGATAAAAACGCTGGTGGTTGAGGATAAGCTAGAGTTGGCAGAAATGATCGCAGCCTATATAGGGCAGAATCCTTACTATGAGGTGGTGGGGATAGCATCAACGCTAGCGGATGCTAAGTTTTTGCAAAACACCATGCAGCCTCACCTGATTATCTTAGACAACTACCTGCCCGATGGCAGTGGCATAGAGTGGCTAAGACGGCTGAGAACTGGCTCTGCTCCTGATGTGGATGTTATCTTGCTAACAGCCACCTCGGATGCGCAGACCGTGACCTCGGGAATTAGGTTGAGCGCTTTTGATTATTTGATAAAACCGCTGGCGCTTATTTCATTTAATGATGTATTGAATCGTTTCCGAGATTACTATCGCACCATACACGGTAAGACAGAGTTAAAGCAGTCTGAGGTGAATCGTGCCTATGGGGTACGCCGTGACAGTAAAGTCGTTGATGAGTTGCCTAAGAATATTGACCAATTAACCCTGCAACGAGTGATAGAAGCGTTCGGCTCAGAAGCTCAGCATACCTCAGATTCAGTTAGTGGTTTAGTTGGAGTGAGTAAAACAACTGCTCGGCGTTACCTTGAATATGCAGTGAACCTTGGGTTTCTTGAAGCGAGTGTCTCCTATGGTAGTGTTGGGAGACCTACGCGTATCTATAAAAAAGTCGGGTAG